From a region of the Candidatus Gracilibacteria bacterium genome:
- a CDS encoding prepilin-type N-terminal cleavage/methylation domain-containing protein — translation MLLKQTKAFTLVELIVVITILAILGTLGFISYGSFLKGARNSNRLSDMKIIEKAMGLYITTEAIYPLPDNPIPINYSGSLAWTQGVIGTGVLNQINRISSVPVDPLVGAQYSLSVLNTRRSYSAASIKEEGLFAGNNPIIAESYALSSQGFRSLVIGNYLSYDVSLISENNCSVITAPSILLSDIPAGGNIIDGDSYNYTFFNSYNIPQSYSGLVDETASTESFQMVEILDVCTISSINQLKLYLAKLATNYQPFATKDKFSALVFMSNTREFQLTAAKLLQENGIKIESSVLNEIISPTPFEVFIDTFSDVSGSEIIGGHTTDDGVGAWIGQNAVAGDYTIENNKLRKNTSAISVISPDPFPLVTTPNYTMSFEVDNFGAGMISAYLRYTDLDNHYKLEVTQSGYVVKRRVGGVDSIFSNINDPISNGSTLNFGVQDDTITFGVNGIEKENIVAGGLNTQGFPALYLQNIGSEIDNYSLTYR, via the coding sequence GTGCTTCTTAAACAAACAAAAGCATTTACCTTAGTTGAGCTTATCGTAGTGATTACGATACTTGCTATTTTATGAACGCTTGGATTTATAAGTTATGGTTCATTTCTGAAATGAGCACGAAACTCAAATAGGCTCTCTGATATGAAGATTATTGAAAAAGCTATGTGACTGTATATCACAACAGAAGCTATCTACCCACTACCTGATAATCCTATTCCCATTAATTATTCTTGAAGTCTTGCGTGGACTCAAGGAGTTATAGGAACTGGAGTACTCAACCAAATTAATAGAATTTCAAGTGTTCCAGTAGATCCACTCGTAGGAGCGCAATATAGTCTCTCGGTTCTCAACACTCGACGTAGTTATTCTGCAGCGTCTATAAAAGAAGAATGACTCTTCGCGTGAAATAATCCGATTATTGCAGAGTCATATGCTCTTTCATCTCAAGGTTTCCGCTCACTGGTTATAGGAAATTATTTATCCTACGATGTTTCACTCATCTCAGAAAATAATTGTTCCGTCATAACAGCTCCAAGTATTCTTCTCAGTGATATACCAGCAGGTGGAAATATAATTGATGGAGACTCTTACAATTATACCTTTTTTAATTCTTATAATATTCCTCAATCATATAGTGGGCTAGTCGATGAAACTGCATCGACTGAATCATTTCAGATGGTCGAAATACTCGATGTTTGTACTATAAGTAGCATAAACCAACTCAAACTCTACCTTGCAAAACTCGCAACCAACTATCAACCATTTGCAACAAAAGATAAATTTTCTGCTCTCGTATTTATGTCTAATACTCGAGAATTTCAACTCACAGCAGCCAAACTCCTTCAAGAAAATGGTATTAAAATTGAATCAAGTGTCCTAAATGAAATCATCTCTCCGACTCCTTTTGAAGTATTTATAGATACATTTTCTGATGTATCTGGGAGTGAGATTATAGGATGACATACAACAGATGATGGAGTGGGTGCTTGGATCGGACAAAATGCTGTCGCCTGAGATTATACCATCGAAAATAATAAACTCAGAAAAAATACGTCAGCAATCTCTGTAATCAGTCCTGACCCTTTTCCACTCGTGACTACTCCAAATTACACTATGTCATTTGAAGTAGATAACTTTTGAGCGTGAATGATATCTGCTTATCTTCGCTATACAGACCTAGATAATCACTATAAACTCGAAGTAACACAGAGTGGCTATGTAGTAAAACGAAGAGTTTGAGGGGTAGATTCTATCTTTTCAAACATTAACGACCCAATTAGTAATGGAAGTACCCTCAATTTCTGAGTTCAAGATGATACTATAACATTTTGAGTAAATGGAATTGAAAAAGAAAATATTGTCGCTGGCTGATTAAATACGCAGTGATTCCCTGCTCTTTATTTGCAAAATATTGGATCAGAGATAGATAATTATTCACTTACCTATAGATAA